A stretch of DNA from Yoonia sp. BS5-3:
GCTAAGCTGGGCGTGTCTGGGCCATGACCTCAATCTCGACCAGAAATTCAGGGCGGGTGAAGCCGCTGACAATCATCAGCGTGGACGCAGGAAGATGTGGCACATCGGCAAGCCAGGCATCCCGCGCCGCCATGTATCCCGCCATATGCGCCCGATCCGTCACAAAGGCGTTGATCCGCAAGGTGCCGGCCTTAGAGGCTCCAGCCTCGGTCAGTATCAGATCGATATTCGCAAAGATCAGTTTGGCCTGTGCCTCGGCCCCCTTGGGCACGGTTCCGTCAATATTCAGGGCCAACTGGCCCGAGGTCAGAACAATGCCATCGGCACATACCCCATGCGCGTATCTGGCGAATGGCGGCGCCATCCCTTGCGGCGTCAGGCTTTTGAT
This window harbors:
- a CDS encoding RidA family protein, producing the protein MMIKSLTPQGMAPPFARYAHGVCADGIVLTSGQLALNIDGTVPKGAEAQAKLIFANIDLILTEAGASKAGTLRINAFVTDRAHMAGYMAARDAWLADVPHLPASTLMIVSGFTRPEFLVEIEVMAQTRPA